The DNA window GGTCCACCAGGTCGGCGGCAAGTTCCGGCGGGCAGCGTTCAAGCGTCGTGCGGACGGCATCGACAATCGTGGCGAGCGGATCCGCCATCGCTTCGCGGATTTCCTGCGAGGTGATGGTGACGGTCTTCGGCAGACCGGCGACCAGATCGCGGCCTTTCACATCCATGGTGATCTCCTTGGGAATCGGCGCGGCGGATCCGAGACGGATCTTGATGTCCTCCGCGGTGCGTTCGCCGATCATCAGGTTGTAGGCCCGCTTCATGTAGGAAACGATGGCCTCGTCGAGTTCGTCGCCGGCCGTGCGGACGGAGCGGGCGTAAACGATGCCGCCAAGCGAGATCAGCGCGACCTCGGTGGTGCCACCGCCGATGTCGACGATCATGTTGCCGGATGCGTCCATCACGGGAAGCCCGACACCGATTGCGGCGGCCATCGGCTCTTCGACGATGTGGACCGCCTTGGCTCCGGCCTGTTCGGCGGACTCGGAGACCGCGCGACGCTCGACCTCGGTGATGCCGGACGGGACCGCGATCACGACCACCGGGTTGTTGCGCCGGTTGTTGTTCGCCTTGCGGATGAAGTGGCGGAGCATCGCCTCGGTGACTTGGAAGTCGGCGATCACGCCATCCTTCAGCGGGCGGATGGCGATGATGTTGCCGGGCGTCCGCCCGAGCATCCGTTTGGCGTCGTCGCCGACAGCCAGCACTTCGTTGGTGCCGGCCTTGACTGCGACGACCGAAGGCTCGCGGAGAACGATGCCTTGGTCCTTGACGTTGACGAGGGTGTTGGCGGTGCCGAGATCGATGCCGATATCGTTGGAAAACCAGTTTCCGAAAAAGCGTGAGAACATTCTAGTGGGTGTCAGGTGGGCGGACGGGCCGCCAAATGCGATTCCTCCGGATCGCGGCGGGCCGCGAGGCACCGAAGGTATGAAAAAATCCCTCTGCCGGAGACCCGGGAGAGGGGCGAAAATATGGCCGTCGCCCGACTCGCCGGTCAAGCGGGAATGCCTGTTTCTCCATGATATCTAGGGGGTTCCGGCGCAATCGGAACCTCCATGACCGGGTCAAGGCGCCGGCGCCCCTCAGGGTAGCGCCGCAACCTCCACCGGTCGGCCGTGGCGGGCGAGGAACTCGTCGGCGAGCGCCATGTAGGCCACGGCTCCGGTTCCCTGGGGGTCGTGCTCGAAAATCGTCTTGGAATGGCTGGGTGCCTCGCCGATCCGGATCGTCCGCGGAATCACGGTCGAATAGAGCTGTTCGGGGAAGTAGTTCCCGACTTCCTCGACCACCTGGCGGGCGAGGTTGGTGCGGCCGTCGAACATGGTCATCACGATACCCTCCAGCAGGAGGTCCGGGTTGGCGCCGGAGTCGCGGATCTGGTCGATGACGTGCACGATCTTCGCCAATCCCTCGAGGCCGAACCACTCGCACTGCAGCGGGATCATGATCTCGTCGGCCGCGGCGAGCGCGGAAGTCATCAGCACGCCGAGAGATGGCGGGGTATCGAGGATGCAGTAGTCGAACAGATCGTTCGGCTTGAGTCCCTGAAGATGGTGGCGGAGTCGGACGAGGTGGTCGTCGCTTCGGGCGAGTTCGATCTCAACGCCGGCCAGGTCCATGTGGGCCGGGATCACGGAAAGTCGTTCGCGGCCCGAGTCGCGGATCTTGTCGCGAACGTCGGCTTCGCCGAGCAGGGCGGGGTAGACCGAATCGTCGCCATCAACCTCGAGGCCAAGCCCGCTCGTCGTGTTTGCCTGCGGATCGAGGTCGATCAGGAGCACCCGTTGTCCCCGCAAGGCCAGTGCGGCCGACAGGTTCAGTGCCGTTGTGGTTTTACCGACTCCTCCCTTTTGATTTCCGATCGCAACGACTTTCATCTGGCGCACCCACCCGTAGCAGGCAAGGAGTCTCCGGGTCGAGCGCCGAGGTGGCAAAACAAATCGGGGACCAAAGCATGGATTGGACGGAAGAGTGGTTGCGTGGACAGGTCGGATGGCAGGCCTTCAAGGAAGGCAAGTCGTTGGCGGCGCGTGGTGCCGCTCCGGATCTCAAGCGTCGTGGCTCGCTCGTTACCGGGACCTTCCGTCAAGGCAAGCGGGCACTCCGGTGTGTGGCCAGATGCGAGGATGGCGGCGTGACCGTGGAGTGCGGCTGTGCGGTGAACCGTTCGACCGGCGAGGTCTGCGCGCATGCGGTGGCCCTGTTGCTGATGGCGTCGGAGTCTCCCAAGCTCGAGTCCGGGGAGCGGTCGACGACGCCGGCCTCGCCCGTCGATGTCCGGGCGTTCCGGGTTGGGTTTCCCGCCAATGCCGAAAAGATGCTGGCGAGATCCCGTCTTCAGGTCCGGTTGGTGGAAGTCGACGCGCCGCTGGAGGCATTCGACACGAGGCTCGCTGTATGGCTTGCCGAGTCAGGAGGTGGACAGGGTGGTCTGCTCAGTTTGTCGGACGGGCAGATTGCGGAGTTTCTCGATTCGCTCGTCGGGCACTCACGGGTCGAAGTCGAATCGCAGCAGATCCCGGTTACGGTTTCCGATGACGCGATGCCTCCATTGCCGCTGGCCGACAGTTCGCTGGTCGGCGGTGAAGTGGTGCTGTCGCTTGGTGAGGATCCGGGAACGGCGGTGCCTTGGATCGGCGGGGTGGGTATTTTGCGGTGCGACAAGGATGAATGGCACATTGGCAAACTGCCCGCGGACAGTCCGGGTGAGGCATGGGAGCGTGCGGTGCGCGAGCTGGTGCGGGAGGGTCGCGTCAGTGTGAGCGTGGAGTCGTTTGTGGCCCACCTCGATGCATGGCTGGACCTGCTGCCAAGCGAAGCGCCCGGCTGGCTGGCTTCCCTCCGTTTCCAAAGTGCCGAACTGGAAGCAAAGCTGAGTGTGGAAGGCTCCTTGAATGCGCTGCAGGGCACGCTGGGGTTCCGCTACGGGAAGGGCGAGTGGGAAACGAGCCCGGGCCGGGCCGCCGAGAAGGCAGATTTGCCTCGGGTCGACGGGGAGGGGCACGTTTTGGCTCGGTCGCGGGATGCGGAGCGGCGGTGGGCTGAAGGTCTTCAAGCGGCCGGGTGGGAGGAGGTCGATGCCGGTGAACTGCGTATGAGGGACCCGGACCGGATTCTGGGATGGATTGCCGATGAGCTCCCTGAATTACGCCGTCGTGGAGTGGTGGAGGTGGGTCCGCGCCTTGAGCATGTTCTAGGCTCCGTCCATGTGGTGGCTCCCACGGTCGCGGTGGATGGACCCGGTTCATTGAGTTGTGAAATATCGTTTCAAGCAAACGATGGACGACGGCTTTCTCCGCAGCGCGTCCGGGAGATTTTGAGGTCGGGGAGGCGCTCGGTGAAGACCCGTGAGGGAGCGGTTGTGGTGGTTCGGAGTGAGATCCGCGATCTGGTTGAGCCGCTGCTTTCGGATCTCGGAATTGTTCCCGATGATGCGCGAATCCCGATCAACCGTGCTCAAGGATACTTGTTCACGAAACTACAGGAAAAACTTTCGGAAAATGTTGATAACGAATGCTTAAAAGATACTGCAGGGTTTGTTGTTCCGACCGGTTTTCAAGGACATCTTCGGGGTTATCAACAGGAGGGCTGTCAGTGGCTAAGCGAGCGTTTGAAGCAGCTTTCCGGCGCGCTGTTGGCGGATGAAATGGGGCTTGGGAAGACGGTGCAAACGATTGCTTTAATTAGTCATTTGAATCAAGAGTCAGGAGGCTTCCGTGCGCTGCTGCTAGTGCCTACCACCTTGCTGGGGAATTGGCGGGCGGAGTTCGCTCGATTTGCGCCATCGATGTCGCTCGTGTGCCTTCATGGCCCGGGGCGTGATCGATTGCGTGAGGATGCGGGGGCTGCGACGGTGGTCCTGACGAGCTACGGGACTTTTTGCCGGGACCGGGCGTTTCACCTCGGGCAGGAGTACGATCTCGTGGTCTGCGACGAGGCGAGTGTGCTGAAGAATCCGTCGAGTGATGTCTCAAGGTCATTGGCGAAATTGCCGGCTGGGAAGCGGCTCGCATTGACGGGAACTCCGATTGAGAACCGCCTGGAGGACCTGTGGTCGATCTTCCGGTTTGTTGCGCCGGGGTATTTGGGCCCGAGGAAGGAATTTGCGGAACGGTATCCGACCGACTCGGACCGGGTGAGGCTCGGGTTGCGGATCTCGCCCTACGTGTTGCGCCGGACCAAGCGGGAGGTGGCGTCCGATCTGCCGGAAAAGGTGGAGGTAGACGAGTGGCTGGATCTCGATTCCGATGCGAGGCGGATCTACGGGGAGTTCGCGCAAGCGGGTTTGCAGGGGCTGGAGGAGAT is part of the Haloferula helveola genome and encodes:
- a CDS encoding DEAD/DEAH box helicase — its product is MLARSRLQVRLVEVDAPLEAFDTRLAVWLAESGGGQGGLLSLSDGQIAEFLDSLVGHSRVEVESQQIPVTVSDDAMPPLPLADSSLVGGEVVLSLGEDPGTAVPWIGGVGILRCDKDEWHIGKLPADSPGEAWERAVRELVREGRVSVSVESFVAHLDAWLDLLPSEAPGWLASLRFQSAELEAKLSVEGSLNALQGTLGFRYGKGEWETSPGRAAEKADLPRVDGEGHVLARSRDAERRWAEGLQAAGWEEVDAGELRMRDPDRILGWIADELPELRRRGVVEVGPRLEHVLGSVHVVAPTVAVDGPGSLSCEISFQANDGRRLSPQRVREILRSGRRSVKTREGAVVVVRSEIRDLVEPLLSDLGIVPDDARIPINRAQGYLFTKLQEKLSENVDNECLKDTAGFVVPTGFQGHLRGYQQEGCQWLSERLKQLSGALLADEMGLGKTVQTIALISHLNQESGGFRALLLVPTTLLGNWRAEFARFAPSMSLVCLHGPGRDRLREDAGAATVVLTSYGTFCRDRAFHLGQEYDLVVCDEASVLKNPSSDVSRSLAKLPAGKRLALTGTPIENRLEDLWSIFRFVAPGYLGPRKEFAERYPTDSDRVRLGLRISPYVLRRTKREVASDLPEKVEVDEWLDLDSDARRIYGEFAQAGLQGLEEIVSKGAASLHLLTVLLRLRQVCLEPALVGGEDGGGSTGVKTRRLLELLEERHQQGKKTLVFSQFVEYLHILNRSAQLPADHVFLLDGSTRNRAELVERFQNSEGSAVFLISLKAGGYGLNLTAADAVVHMDPWWNPAIEAQASDRAHRIGQTQPVTVYRLLARDTVEERVRRIQAAKRAMIEAVQGGSTSGIPAGWTQDDLRSLLQS
- a CDS encoding rod shape-determining protein, coding for MFSRFFGNWFSNDIGIDLGTANTLVNVKDQGIVLREPSVVAVKAGTNEVLAVGDDAKRMLGRTPGNIIAIRPLKDGVIADFQVTEAMLRHFIRKANNNRRNNPVVVIAVPSGITEVERRAVSESAEQAGAKAVHIVEEPMAAAIGVGLPVMDASGNMIVDIGGGTTEVALISLGGIVYARSVRTAGDELDEAIVSYMKRAYNLMIGERTAEDIKIRLGSAAPIPKEITMDVKGRDLVAGLPKTVTITSQEIREAMADPLATIVDAVRTTLERCPPELAADLVDRGIVLAGGGALLRGLDRLLREETGLPVHVAEDPLSAVAEGTGKMLQELDVLKRVTNNSR
- a CDS encoding ParA family protein, which translates into the protein MKVVAIGNQKGGVGKTTTALNLSAALALRGQRVLLIDLDPQANTTSGLGLEVDGDDSVYPALLGEADVRDKIRDSGRERLSVIPAHMDLAGVEIELARSDDHLVRLRHHLQGLKPNDLFDYCILDTPPSLGVLMTSALAAADEIMIPLQCEWFGLEGLAKIVHVIDQIRDSGANPDLLLEGIVMTMFDGRTNLARQVVEEVGNYFPEQLYSTVIPRTIRIGEAPSHSKTIFEHDPQGTGAVAYMALADEFLARHGRPVEVAALP